One window of the Prinia subflava isolate CZ2003 ecotype Zambia chromosome 1, Cam_Psub_1.2, whole genome shotgun sequence genome contains the following:
- the MSC gene encoding musculin, with the protein MVRSADTRYIALSRGASPLCTPPRPRPGTDSPRRGRPALGRLGSAVRPRLPAALPASPGPPGAMSTGSASDAEELPDMDLRALQLDYPPPPAKRQPRGELYPSGDNSSAAEEEEEEEEEEEEDGEGSCAAGPAGSGCKRKRARGGGPGGKKAAPGPRGPPPEGKQSQRNAANARERARMRVLSKAFSRLKTSLPWVPPDTKLSKLDTLRLASSYIAHLRQLLQEDRYENGYVHPVNLTWPFVVSGRPDSDTKEVSTASRLCGTTA; encoded by the exons ATGGTTCGCTCCGCGGACACCCGATATATAGCGCTGTCAAGGGGCGCATCCCCCCTCTGCAcccccccgcgcccccgccccggcacGGACTCtccgcggcggggccgccccgctctGGGCCGACTCGGCTCGGCCGTCCGCCCCCGCCTGCCTGCCGCGCTGCCCGCctcccccggcccgcccggggCCATGTCCACGGGCTCCGCCAGCGACGCGGAGGAGCTGCCCGACATGGACCTGCGGGCGCTGCAGCTGGACtacccgccgccgccggccaAGCGCCAGCCCCGCGGCGAGCTCTACCCCTCGGGGGACAACTCCTCggcggcggaggaggaggaagaggaggaagaagaggaggaagaggacgGCGAGGGCAGctgcgcggcggggccggcgggcaGCGGCTGCAAGAGGAAacgggcgcggggcggcggccccgggggcaAGAaggcggcgccggggccgcgggggccgCCGCCCGAGGGGAAGCAGTCCCAGCGCAACGCGGCCAACGCGCGGGAGCGGGCGCGGATGCGGGTGCTGAGCAAGGCGTTCTCCCGGCTGAAAAcgagcctgccctgggtgccgCCCGACACCAAGCTCTCCAAGCTGGACACGCTGCGCCTGGCGTCCAGCTACATCGCCCACCTccggcagctcctgcaggaggacCGCTACGAGAACGGCTACGTCCATCCCGTCAACCTG ACTTGGCCGTTTGTGGTTTCAGGAAGACCTGACTCTGACACCAAAGAAGTTTCTACTGCCAGCAGATTATGTGGAACTACTGCATAG